The following proteins come from a genomic window of Diprion similis isolate iyDipSimi1 chromosome 8, iyDipSimi1.1, whole genome shotgun sequence:
- the LOC124409468 gene encoding nuclear receptor subfamily 2 group E member 1-like has protein sequence MEEGGRGEVLCRVCGDKASGKHYGVPSCDGCRGFFKRSIRRYARNLDYVCKENGRCVVDVSRRNQCQACRFTKCLRVNMKRDAVQHERAPRNVASFATTVRRVPSGLHPGIPHIYHTATGAPYHPLIYPAFFPFKPTIPTFAPGVGIDFKCQASPPIQGLFLARAANESLPPPLSAKEDEVTSSEEAATVDSQNSGKEDARGDPLASAPSSLATAMSDYASSGLTLLTTENVYESAAKLLFLAVKWARSIPSFLQLSYRDQAILLEESWSELFVLTAAQWNFPVEAAALVSADASIDRRSGLEEEARRLRELLARCATLRIDHSEYACLKAIVLFKGESRGLAEAVRVTALQEQTVAVLGDQGAGRVGRLLLLLPPVRALCRRTLQELLFKPTVGDVSVERLLGDMVHATRPV, from the exons ATGGAGGAGGGTGGCAGGGGTGAAGTCTTATGCAGAGTATGCGGTGACAAGGCCTCGGGAAAACACTACGGGGTGCCGAGCTGCGACGGATGTCGCGGTTTCTTCAAACGGTCCATCCGCAGATATGCGAG AAATCTGGACTATGTGTGCAAGGAGAACGGCCGATGCGTTGTCGATGTATCCCGAAGGAACCAGTGCCAAGCATGTCGGTTCACCAAATGTTTGCGTGTGAACATGAAGCGAGACG CGGTACAGCACGAGAGAGCACCGAGAAATGTAGCATCTTTTGCGACCACCGTCCGCAGAGTTCCATCGGGGCTTCATCCCGGGATTCCCCACATCTACCATACGGCCACGGGAGCTCCGTATCATCCGCTCATCTACCCAGCCTTTTTCCCATTTAAGCCAACGATACCGACCTTTGCACCAGGCGTGG GTATAGATTTCAAGTGTCAGGCATCGCCTCCGATTCAGGGGTTGTTCCTGGCGCGAGCTGCGAACGAATCTCTGCCGCCACCTCTTTCAGCCAAGGAAGACGAGGTGACGAGTTCCGAAGAAGCTGCGACCGTTGACAGCCAAAACTCGGGAAAGG AGGACGCCCGTGGCGATCCTTTGGCATCCGCGCCATCGAGCCTGGCAACGGCAATGTCGGACTACGCCTCCTCGGGGTTGACGCTGTTGACAACGGAAAATGTTTACGAATCCGCAGCGAAACTACTTTTTCTGGCTGTCAAATGGGCCAGAAGTATACCCTCCTTCCTTCAG CTATCATACCGAGACCAGGCGATACTCCTCGAAGAGTCCTGGAGCGAACTGTTTGTCCTTACCGCGGCGCAGTGGAACTTTCCGGTGGAGGCGGCTGCTCTGGTCTCGGCTGACGCATCCATCGACCGGCGATCTGGCCTCGAAGAGGAGGCAAGAAGACTCAGGGAACTTCTGGCGAGATGCGCAACGCTGAGGATCGACCACTCCGAGTACGCTTGCCTGAAGGCGATCGTTCTTTTCAAAGGAG AATCACGAGGTCTAGCCGAGGCCGTCAGGGTGACCGCACTTCAGGAACAAACCGTAGCCGTACTCGGCGATCAGGGCGCGGGTCGCGTCGGACGGCTGCTTCTTCTCCTTCCACCGGTGAGAGCTCTCTGCCGCAGGACGCTCCAGGAGTTGCTCTTCAAGCCGACCGTGGGGGACGTTAGCGTCGAACGGCTTCTAGGGGATATGGTCCATGCGACGCGGCCGGTTTGA